The following proteins are encoded in a genomic region of Vibrio sinaloensis:
- a CDS encoding flavodoxin, which translates to MSIPNIADIKNQWLYQQVEVEFPTKESLAGLALYRAEVEGKEVVELDASATDSTFNQDDIFLVDFHRLTVMFALLQASRWQKPTDQEHIVEFLTQIIYSTPCELYLGFQQGEPVAAAILTVNEQHALISDVVVKAQSTASKQDFIAALVSKASSKLEPIQQLWLEK; encoded by the coding sequence ATGTCGATACCAAACATCGCTGACATCAAAAACCAATGGCTGTATCAGCAAGTAGAAGTGGAATTTCCGACGAAAGAGAGTTTGGCTGGGTTAGCCCTTTACCGTGCAGAGGTTGAGGGTAAAGAAGTTGTGGAGCTGGACGCTTCAGCCACTGATTCCACGTTTAATCAAGACGATATATTCTTAGTTGATTTCCACCGTTTAACGGTCATGTTCGCGTTGCTTCAAGCCAGCCGCTGGCAAAAGCCTACCGACCAAGAGCATATTGTCGAGTTCCTCACTCAAATCATCTACTCAACACCTTGTGAACTATACCTTGGCTTCCAACAGGGTGAACCGGTTGCTGCCGCTATTTTAACGGTCAACGAACAGCACGCGTTGATATCCGACGTGGTCGTCAAGGCGCAAAGCACAGCAAGCAAACAAGATTTTATTGCAGCGCTAGTGAGCAAAGCTTCATCTAAGCTCGAGCCGATCCAACAACTCTGGTTAGAAAAGTAG
- a CDS encoding CreA family protein — MFKKLVGTAILGLTLAGCSGDEVGDVSLGLFTMKDIKLNHMQDPIVTGVTCHVASIEADFSLADPSDSSISCRQTGEITPEMIAQIDKSKDGEVVFKKSKSIFFKSMKIRRILDVENQTIMYLSYSTKETSGSFKHSLSTVPLWGTKAYGSFSGEQ, encoded by the coding sequence ATGTTCAAAAAACTAGTAGGCACCGCTATCTTGGGCTTAACCTTGGCCGGTTGTTCCGGTGACGAAGTCGGTGACGTCAGTTTGGGCCTTTTTACTATGAAAGACATTAAACTTAATCACATGCAGGATCCTATCGTAACGGGTGTCACTTGCCATGTGGCCTCGATCGAAGCTGACTTTAGCCTGGCAGACCCAAGCGATAGTTCAATATCTTGCCGCCAAACCGGTGAAATTACCCCTGAGATGATTGCGCAGATTGATAAGTCTAAAGACGGTGAAGTGGTGTTTAAGAAATCTAAAAGTATTTTCTTCAAAAGCATGAAGATCCGCCGCATCCTCGACGTAGAGAACCAGACCATCATGTATCTCTCCTATTCAACCAAAGAGACTTCTGGCAGCTTTAAGCACAGTTTGTCGACAGTACCTCTTTGGGGCACCAAAGCGTATGGCTCTTTCTCTGGTGAACAGTAA
- a CDS encoding inosine/guanosine kinase — MKFPGQRKSKHYFPTHARDPLVNQITQTPKLYRPIVVGVGQTIVDIEARVDDEFLSKYDLSKGHSLVLEESKADALYKELVERELITHQYPGDTIGNTLHNYSVLADSKSVLLGVMSRNIEVGSFAYRYLCRTSSRMNLNHLQMVEGSIGRCYTLISENGERTFAINEGHMNQLRPDSIPEDVFDKASALVVSSYLMRGNPEDPMPQAVARAIEIAKAKNVPVVLTLGTKWVIEGNAKWWQEYIKENISILAMNEEEGEALTGEKDPLLAADKALEWVDLVLCTAGAVGLYMAGYTEESVKRETELPLLPGNIAEFNKYEFSRAMRKADCQTPIKVYSHIGPYLGGPLEIKNTNGAGDAALSALLHDMAANSHHKVNVPNSSKHDQPYLTYSSLSQICKYANRVSYEVLTQHSPRLARALPEREDSLEEAYWDR, encoded by the coding sequence ATGAAGTTTCCTGGACAGCGCAAATCTAAGCACTACTTTCCGACTCACGCTCGAGATCCTCTCGTCAATCAAATCACCCAAACGCCAAAACTGTATCGCCCGATTGTGGTGGGTGTGGGTCAAACCATTGTCGATATCGAAGCAAGAGTCGATGATGAGTTCTTGAGCAAGTACGATCTTAGCAAAGGACACTCTCTCGTTCTCGAAGAGAGTAAAGCGGATGCGCTTTATAAAGAGTTGGTTGAGCGTGAACTTATCACCCATCAATACCCAGGAGATACCATTGGTAATACCCTGCATAACTACTCGGTGTTAGCCGACAGCAAGTCGGTCCTGCTTGGTGTGATGTCACGCAATATCGAAGTCGGTTCGTTCGCCTACCGTTATTTATGTCGTACTTCATCTCGAATGAACCTTAACCACTTGCAAATGGTTGAAGGCTCGATCGGTCGCTGTTACACCTTGATTTCAGAAAACGGCGAACGCACCTTCGCAATCAACGAAGGCCACATGAATCAGCTTCGTCCTGATAGCATTCCTGAAGACGTATTCGATAAAGCCTCGGCGTTAGTGGTGTCTTCTTACCTAATGCGTGGTAATCCCGAAGATCCAATGCCCCAAGCCGTTGCGCGCGCAATCGAGATTGCCAAAGCTAAGAATGTTCCTGTGGTCCTCACGCTAGGTACTAAGTGGGTGATCGAGGGCAATGCAAAATGGTGGCAGGAGTACATCAAAGAGAATATCTCGATTCTAGCCATGAACGAAGAGGAAGGTGAAGCGTTAACCGGTGAGAAAGATCCACTGCTTGCTGCAGATAAAGCGTTAGAATGGGTTGATCTCGTGCTGTGTACCGCAGGGGCTGTTGGCCTGTACATGGCTGGCTATACCGAAGAGAGCGTTAAGCGCGAAACTGAATTACCGTTATTGCCGGGTAACATTGCCGAGTTTAACAAGTACGAGTTTAGCCGTGCGATGCGCAAAGCTGACTGCCAAACGCCAATCAAAGTCTATTCTCACATTGGTCCATATTTAGGTGGTCCATTGGAGATCAAAAACACCAACGGTGCTGGTGACGCCGCGCTTTCAGCGTTGCTTCATGATATGGCGGCTAACAGCCATCACAAAGTTAACGTGCCAAACTCATCGAAGCACGATCAGCCTTACCTCACCTACTCCTCGCTTTCGCAAATTTGTAAGTACGCGAACCGTGTCAGCTACGAAGTGTTAACTCAACATTCACCTCGCTTGGCCCGCGCACTACCAGAACGTGAAGATAGCTTAGAAGAAGCGTATTGGGATCGATAA
- a CDS encoding beta-phosphoglucomutase family hydrolase gives MLERIDKYHALIFDMDGTLIDTMPAHLHAWEATAAHFGFPFSRQWLHSLGGMPSYKIVAEVNSQYGLSLEPDEVSRYKMDTFASIEQPGEPIECTLQIVEHFIGKKKMAVGTGSQRQSALRLLTMTNLLQHMDTVVTATDVEKHKPNPDTFLQAAEKMGMKAQDCVVFEDTALGLQAAHAAKMDCFLVDNGELVFYPYSK, from the coding sequence ATGTTGGAACGAATCGACAAGTATCACGCATTAATATTTGATATGGATGGCACTCTTATTGACACCATGCCAGCGCACTTACACGCTTGGGAGGCGACCGCAGCGCATTTTGGCTTTCCTTTTAGTCGGCAGTGGTTACATAGTCTCGGTGGTATGCCGAGTTATAAGATAGTGGCCGAAGTGAACAGTCAATACGGCCTGAGTTTAGAGCCTGATGAGGTTTCGCGCTACAAAATGGACACGTTTGCATCAATTGAGCAACCGGGAGAGCCGATTGAATGCACGTTGCAAATTGTTGAACACTTTATTGGCAAAAAGAAGATGGCAGTGGGAACAGGAAGTCAACGACAAAGCGCGCTGCGCTTGCTGACCATGACTAACCTGCTGCAACATATGGACACCGTAGTGACGGCAACCGACGTAGAGAAGCACAAACCTAATCCTGATACTTTTTTGCAAGCGGCTGAAAAGATGGGGATGAAGGCGCAAGATTGTGTGGTATTTGAAGATACCGCGCTCGGTCTGCAGGCTGCTCATGCGGCAAAAATGGACTGCTTCTTAGTCGATAATGGCGAACTGGTGTTTTACCCGTACTCAAAATGA
- a CDS encoding methyl-accepting chemotaxis protein: MNIKNKLYSLGVVSIFGVVAVLFATAHFAQTTAQLNQATLLVAKLEIRLLNLRRNEKDFLLRKDTKYLDTFNKNMQTFLDLEKELAVILKDYQLPSSQQLRVDIVNYQKGFNQLVKAFQQLGLNDESNLIGAYNKELDLIRPTLTSDQLVQLADFNENILKGDFQSELLPPDSAALLKAASAYVNQAKVVGLKYNQGLLGDTRGLSHTVEEQFKSFAATLAEQTQSSREQLNTLKLVVTAIVVLVIFGFIFQISRSINQQVANLLHAIQEIARTNNVSLRAKLTRKDELSVIGNFFNELLDKFEDLISGSQTKSRELTHSTSSMHNELQNVIEQFHVQADHTGTMATSVQEMVLTINEISESTAVAVEGVQQASVNAKNGRKVVDSTVNNIDQLSSILGSSQASISSLNNHVDKIGDAVNIIQEIAEQTNLLALNAAIEAARAGEQGRGFAVVADEVRALASRTHQSTEEITKVVSAIQSQMAEVVTNIDQCNEQGVQTLEASRTLDSSLSQIITDMETIQANSERIASAIEEQGIVMNQVSESITELNSISEGNMSSAKQCLSEVDRVSAQAAEMDSAVAQFKTS; encoded by the coding sequence ATGAATATCAAGAATAAACTTTATTCATTGGGTGTTGTATCCATTTTTGGGGTTGTCGCTGTACTTTTCGCAACCGCACATTTTGCCCAAACCACTGCTCAACTCAATCAAGCGACACTACTCGTCGCCAAGCTCGAAATTCGCCTACTTAATCTACGGCGCAATGAAAAGGATTTCTTGCTACGTAAAGACACCAAATATCTCGATACGTTTAACAAGAATATGCAAACTTTCCTTGATCTGGAAAAAGAGCTCGCCGTAATCCTAAAAGATTACCAACTCCCTTCTAGTCAGCAGCTTAGGGTCGATATTGTTAACTATCAAAAAGGGTTCAATCAACTAGTAAAAGCTTTCCAGCAACTAGGGTTGAATGATGAGAGTAACCTTATCGGCGCATACAACAAAGAGTTAGACCTCATTCGCCCGACTTTGACTAGTGACCAATTAGTACAATTGGCTGATTTTAATGAAAATATTCTGAAAGGCGATTTTCAGTCAGAGCTTCTGCCACCAGATTCCGCAGCACTGCTTAAAGCAGCCTCTGCTTACGTCAATCAAGCCAAAGTGGTCGGTCTCAAGTACAACCAAGGTTTACTTGGTGATACTCGCGGCTTATCCCACACTGTCGAGGAGCAGTTCAAATCTTTCGCAGCAACGTTAGCAGAACAAACCCAAAGCTCCCGCGAGCAACTGAACACGCTCAAGCTTGTGGTTACAGCTATCGTGGTTCTAGTCATTTTTGGTTTTATCTTCCAAATTTCTCGTTCTATCAACCAACAAGTGGCTAACCTGCTGCACGCGATACAAGAAATCGCCCGTACCAACAACGTCTCGTTGCGCGCAAAATTAACCAGAAAAGATGAGCTGTCGGTTATTGGTAACTTCTTCAACGAGCTACTCGATAAGTTCGAAGATCTGATCTCGGGCTCTCAAACCAAGTCTCGTGAGTTGACACACAGCACTTCAAGCATGCACAACGAACTACAAAATGTTATCGAGCAGTTCCATGTTCAAGCTGACCACACCGGCACCATGGCAACCTCTGTGCAAGAAATGGTGCTTACCATTAACGAAATTTCAGAGAGTACTGCTGTGGCGGTAGAGGGCGTTCAACAAGCGTCTGTAAACGCCAAAAATGGTCGTAAAGTCGTTGATTCTACTGTTAACAACATCGACCAGCTGTCATCAATCTTAGGTAGCAGCCAAGCATCTATCAGTTCACTCAACAACCATGTAGATAAAATTGGTGATGCGGTAAACATCATTCAAGAAATCGCCGAACAAACAAACTTACTCGCACTCAACGCCGCCATTGAGGCAGCGCGTGCTGGTGAGCAAGGCCGTGGTTTCGCAGTGGTTGCCGATGAGGTGCGCGCTCTGGCGAGTCGCACACACCAATCGACAGAAGAGATCACAAAAGTGGTGTCTGCTATTCAAAGCCAGATGGCAGAAGTGGTGACCAATATCGATCAATGTAACGAGCAAGGGGTTCAAACGCTAGAAGCTTCACGCACTCTCGATAGCAGCCTAAGCCAAATCATTACCGATATGGAAACCATACAAGCCAATTCTGAACGTATTGCTTCCGCAATTGAAGAGCAAGGCATCGTGATGAATCAGGTCAGCGAATCAATTACCGAGCTAAATTCTATCTCGGAAGGCAACATGAGTTCAGCCAAACAGTGTCTGAGTGAAGTGGACCGCGTTTCTGCTCAAGCTGCCGAGATGGACAGCGCGGTCGCTCAGTTCAAAACATCTTAA
- a CDS encoding GNAT family N-acetyltransferase, which translates to MELKLAEYSDYQRIATLHAQSWKMFYQGILGSEFLQQEVDEERSAIWQTRLINPPFNQHVVLLEEGGLLCGFVCAFGNHDFEKGTMIDALHVDPAYRGKGVGVRLLAEMAKWIAQYFPDNGVYLEVMKDNKQAVDFYRYIGGECLEERLWNAPCGHQVPELVYTWKSGQDLLDCVLPHTNLEPVTG; encoded by the coding sequence ATGGAATTAAAGTTAGCTGAATATAGCGACTATCAGCGTATTGCGACTTTGCATGCTCAGAGTTGGAAGATGTTTTACCAAGGCATTCTAGGCTCAGAGTTTTTGCAACAAGAAGTCGATGAAGAGCGCAGTGCTATTTGGCAAACCCGTCTGATCAACCCTCCTTTTAATCAACATGTCGTTCTTCTCGAAGAGGGAGGGCTGTTATGTGGATTCGTCTGTGCGTTCGGTAATCATGATTTTGAGAAAGGCACCATGATCGATGCCTTGCACGTTGATCCTGCTTATCGCGGCAAGGGTGTGGGAGTGAGGCTGTTGGCCGAAATGGCCAAATGGATCGCCCAGTATTTCCCAGACAATGGTGTTTATCTAGAGGTAATGAAAGACAACAAACAGGCGGTCGATTTTTATCGCTATATAGGCGGAGAGTGTCTTGAGGAGCGTCTTTGGAATGCGCCTTGTGGCCATCAAGTGCCCGAACTAGTGTATACGTGGAAGTCTGGCCAAGATTTGTTAGATTGCGTATTGCCGCACACTAACTTAGAGCCTGTAACGGGTTGA
- a CDS encoding acyl-CoA desaturase yields the protein MSDSHKPPLIWLNIVIFLSSFLTAVLVVPWYGVHYGYGLEHMFWFLICFSFCNLSITAGYHRLWSHKTYQAHWSLRWLFALGGAFALQNSALHWSSDHRIHHKHVDNNDKDPYSAKRGFWFSHIGWMLREYNANQYSDYSNCRDLQKDRIVMWQHKYYVVLALVMNLGVPIALGLIYGDIWGMLLIVGVLRLVLSHHSTFFINSLAHIWGSQPYTDKNTARDNAVLAVFTFGEGYHNYHHIFENDYRNGIYWWQYDPTKWLIKSCSWLGLTSKLRITPKLKIEKARAKQALITATNRVHQLPNARAINDALNREFEQLVGKMSDYYEVKKQMLEATRNGLVEKYERSLLKMRYQQIKHDLAQQRKSWDNLIAQYS from the coding sequence ATGTCGGATTCTCACAAGCCCCCTCTGATTTGGTTAAATATCGTAATCTTTTTGTCATCATTCTTAACGGCAGTGCTGGTTGTTCCTTGGTATGGAGTCCATTACGGATACGGCCTAGAGCACATGTTCTGGTTTTTGATTTGTTTCTCTTTTTGTAATCTTTCGATTACGGCGGGATATCATCGCCTGTGGTCGCACAAAACCTATCAAGCTCATTGGTCTCTGCGTTGGCTATTCGCCTTGGGTGGCGCTTTCGCACTACAAAACAGTGCTTTGCATTGGAGTTCTGACCATCGCATTCACCATAAGCACGTAGACAATAATGACAAAGACCCCTATTCAGCCAAGCGCGGCTTTTGGTTTTCGCACATAGGCTGGATGCTGCGTGAATACAACGCCAATCAATATTCGGACTACAGCAATTGTCGTGATCTACAAAAAGACCGCATCGTGATGTGGCAACACAAATACTACGTGGTGCTAGCATTGGTCATGAACCTTGGCGTACCTATCGCGCTAGGGCTCATCTACGGGGATATATGGGGAATGCTGTTGATCGTCGGTGTATTGCGCCTAGTGCTCAGTCACCACTCAACCTTCTTTATTAACTCGTTGGCTCACATTTGGGGTTCGCAGCCTTATACTGACAAAAACACCGCTCGCGACAATGCCGTGCTTGCAGTGTTTACTTTCGGCGAGGGCTACCACAATTACCACCACATTTTCGAAAATGACTATCGCAACGGTATTTATTGGTGGCAATACGACCCTACCAAGTGGTTGATTAAAAGCTGCTCATGGCTAGGTTTGACCTCGAAACTCAGAATCACTCCCAAGCTCAAAATAGAGAAAGCGCGAGCAAAACAGGCGCTTATTACCGCAACAAATAGAGTCCACCAGCTCCCCAATGCTAGGGCAATCAATGACGCACTTAATAGAGAGTTTGAGCAACTGGTTGGTAAAATGTCTGACTACTATGAGGTGAAAAAGCAAATGTTGGAAGCGACGCGCAACGGCTTGGTAGAAAAGTATGAGCGTAGCTTGTTAAAAATGCGATATCAGCAAATCAAACATGACCTAGCCCAGCAACGTAAGAGTTGGGACAACCTCATCGCCCAATATTCGTGA
- a CDS encoding GNAT family N-acetyltransferase: MKLALLNLKDAAELLKFELENRAWFERFIPPREVGFYTLSGVQQHIREFLLDYHCGEMLPLLIKTAQGEIIGRVNVTNMSSNSCNAHLGYRVGQSSVNQGVAKWAVGQVPSLLTNHNISQLYAYAQTTNLASQKVLQASGFVFTKRVDNFAQLHGQPINCYEYRLKLGEGKR; encoded by the coding sequence GTGAAACTGGCGTTACTCAACTTAAAAGATGCTGCTGAGCTACTCAAGTTCGAACTAGAAAATAGAGCGTGGTTTGAGCGCTTTATTCCGCCGCGCGAAGTCGGTTTCTACACTTTGTCTGGTGTTCAACAGCATATTCGCGAATTTTTGCTCGACTATCACTGTGGTGAGATGTTGCCGCTGCTAATCAAGACCGCTCAGGGAGAGATCATCGGTCGAGTCAATGTTACTAATATGAGTAGTAACAGTTGCAATGCACACCTTGGGTATCGAGTTGGCCAATCGTCAGTCAATCAAGGCGTCGCCAAGTGGGCGGTAGGGCAAGTTCCATCTCTACTAACAAACCACAACATTTCTCAGCTCTATGCCTATGCACAAACCACAAACCTTGCGTCGCAGAAGGTGTTACAGGCAAGTGGCTTTGTCTTTACCAAACGCGTTGATAACTTCGCACAACTGCATGGTCAGCCGATTAATTGCTATGAATATCGACTTAAGCTTGGTGAGGGAAAACGCTGA
- a CDS encoding DEAD/DEAH box helicase encodes MSSPFSLLGLGPTLVTTLDSLGFTQPTDIQRQAIPHVLEGSDVLAGAQTGTGKTAAFGLPILQRMLDQPVHRDLQSNDVTALVLVPTRELAQQVFDSIKQYSGSSDLHIVTAYGGTSMNVQTRNLANGCDILIATPGRLLDHLYCKNLNLKKTCHLVLDEADRMLDMGFMPDLKRILKNCNPDRQALFFSATFDTRIKNIAYKMLQQPVEIQVSPSNSAAETVKQMVHPVDKKRKAELLAYLIGSRNWQQVLVFTKTKQGSDALAKELKLDGIKAVSINGDKSQGARQKALDDFKSGQVRALIATDVAARGLDIQQLEQVVNYDMPYKAEDYIHRIGRTGRAGQPGYAVSLMSRDEEYLLEAIERLLDAKLPQEWLAGFEPSLVEDVEPDKTPRRKGRGAEKRKMKAKLKIHANRGKKK; translated from the coding sequence ATGTCATCACCATTTTCTCTACTTGGACTCGGTCCAACACTGGTCACGACGCTTGACTCTCTCGGCTTTACGCAACCGACAGACATTCAACGTCAAGCAATTCCTCACGTGTTAGAGGGCAGTGATGTGTTGGCTGGAGCGCAAACAGGGACAGGGAAGACCGCCGCTTTTGGACTACCGATCTTACAGCGGATGTTAGACCAACCTGTACACAGAGACTTGCAAAGCAATGACGTTACTGCGCTGGTGTTAGTGCCAACTCGTGAGCTTGCACAACAAGTGTTCGACAGTATTAAGCAGTACTCAGGCAGTAGCGATTTGCATATCGTGACCGCGTATGGTGGAACCAGTATGAATGTTCAGACTCGCAATCTAGCCAACGGATGCGATATCTTGATTGCCACACCAGGCCGTTTATTGGACCACCTCTATTGCAAAAATCTGAACCTGAAAAAGACATGCCATTTAGTTCTCGACGAGGCAGACCGCATGTTAGACATGGGGTTCATGCCTGATCTAAAACGAATCCTTAAGAATTGCAATCCGGATAGGCAAGCCTTGTTCTTTTCTGCTACGTTTGACACGCGGATCAAGAACATTGCCTATAAAATGTTGCAGCAGCCCGTTGAAATACAAGTGAGTCCGTCCAATAGCGCAGCAGAAACGGTGAAACAGATGGTTCACCCAGTGGACAAAAAACGCAAAGCTGAACTGCTTGCTTACTTGATTGGCTCACGCAACTGGCAGCAGGTATTAGTATTTACCAAAACCAAACAAGGCAGCGATGCGTTAGCCAAAGAGCTGAAGCTCGATGGAATCAAGGCAGTGTCAATAAATGGGGACAAAAGCCAGGGTGCACGTCAAAAAGCGCTCGATGATTTCAAGTCGGGGCAGGTGAGAGCGCTCATTGCGACCGATGTGGCGGCGCGCGGTTTAGACATCCAGCAACTCGAGCAGGTGGTGAATTATGACATGCCCTATAAGGCTGAAGATTATATCCATCGCATAGGTCGCACGGGCCGAGCAGGTCAGCCAGGCTATGCGGTGTCGCTAATGAGCCGAGATGAAGAGTATCTGCTTGAGGCAATAGAGCGGCTGCTTGATGCCAAACTACCGCAAGAATGGCTAGCGGGCTTTGAGCCTAGTTTGGTTGAAGATGTTGAGCCAGACAAAACGCCGCGAAGGAAAGGCAGAGGTGCGGAGAAACGCAAAATGAAAGCGAAGCTTAAAATCCACGCGAATCGCGGCAAGAAAAAATAG
- a CDS encoding ACP phosphodiesterase, protein MNFLAHLHIADHCQSNLLGNLLGDFVKGAPEPHYPEAIAKGVRLHRFVDSYTDQHSEVKCVKALFANGTRRYAPIALDMFWDHCLAAHFSDYHPQSLSSFSCAAHRRVAKDMQLALPPRFVQVHSAMQQGRWLESYQHLDNIGYALERMSQRSPRMAPLADCFAYLERHQSRLTEVFSRFYPQVLNASKSFC, encoded by the coding sequence ATGAACTTCCTTGCTCATCTGCATATCGCTGATCATTGTCAGTCCAATTTACTCGGCAACTTATTGGGCGATTTTGTCAAAGGAGCGCCAGAGCCACACTACCCAGAAGCCATCGCTAAAGGCGTGAGACTGCATCGCTTTGTTGACTCTTACACTGATCAGCATAGTGAGGTGAAGTGTGTAAAAGCGCTATTTGCCAATGGAACCAGACGTTATGCTCCGATTGCACTCGATATGTTCTGGGATCACTGTCTCGCCGCTCATTTCAGTGACTATCACCCGCAGTCGTTGTCGTCATTTAGTTGTGCTGCGCATCGACGAGTGGCCAAGGATATGCAATTGGCGCTTCCGCCCCGTTTTGTTCAAGTTCATAGTGCGATGCAACAAGGGCGATGGTTGGAGTCGTATCAGCACCTAGACAATATTGGCTATGCCCTTGAGCGAATGTCGCAGCGCTCGCCGAGAATGGCGCCGCTGGCTGACTGTTTTGCCTATTTAGAGCGCCATCAATCACGCTTAACTGAGGTGTTTAGTCGCTTCTACCCTCAGGTACTAAACGCCAGCAAAAGTTTCTGTTAG
- a CDS encoding aromatic amino acid transport family protein, translated as MNNSKVLGSTLIIAGTTIGAGMLALPLASAGIGFTTSLLIMLGLWALMAYTALLMIEVHQHADHSATLHTLANQFLGKKGKWLASFAMLFLFYALCAAYIAGGGAQFAERVSTLLDLEISPTNATLLFTLIVASVVTIGTATVDRVNRVLFGLKIIAMATVLVFLAPNVTESYLLSMPVEQGLVIAAIPVIFTSFGFHGSIPAIVNYLDGHTPSLRKAIVIGSSIPLIVYIFWQLVTLGVVNQSTLLQNQGLSALISTLATTVHQSNLGQTIGVFADLALLTSFLGVSLGLFEFLGDSLKQRGASSSRVSVGLVTFLPPMGFALFYPEGFITALGYAAIALVVLAIFLPIMMVKKARSMSPQTGYQVAGGNLALTLGTVVGIVIVTTQVFITLGLLPSLG; from the coding sequence ATGAACAATTCAAAGGTATTAGGTAGTACTTTGATCATTGCTGGCACCACCATAGGTGCCGGTATGTTGGCACTCCCTTTGGCATCGGCCGGAATCGGATTTACCACCTCACTATTGATTATGCTTGGGCTATGGGCTTTGATGGCCTATACCGCTCTACTTATGATAGAAGTGCACCAACATGCCGATCACAGCGCGACTCTGCATACATTGGCCAATCAATTTCTTGGCAAAAAAGGCAAGTGGCTGGCAAGTTTTGCCATGCTATTTCTGTTTTACGCACTTTGCGCTGCCTATATCGCTGGGGGCGGTGCCCAGTTTGCCGAGCGTGTCAGTACGCTGCTAGATCTAGAAATTTCTCCCACCAATGCCACGCTGTTGTTCACCTTGATTGTTGCATCTGTCGTAACAATTGGTACAGCGACGGTAGATAGAGTGAACCGCGTTCTATTTGGTTTAAAGATCATCGCGATGGCTACCGTACTCGTTTTTCTCGCACCTAATGTCACCGAATCGTACTTACTCAGTATGCCGGTCGAACAAGGTTTAGTGATCGCCGCGATTCCTGTTATTTTCACATCGTTTGGTTTTCATGGCAGTATCCCGGCCATCGTTAACTATTTAGACGGACATACCCCATCGCTGCGTAAAGCGATTGTGATCGGCTCTTCTATTCCTTTGATTGTTTACATCTTCTGGCAATTGGTCACTCTTGGCGTTGTCAATCAGTCAACACTGTTACAGAATCAAGGATTGAGCGCGCTGATTTCCACCTTAGCCACCACCGTTCATCAATCCAACTTGGGCCAGACAATCGGGGTGTTTGCCGATTTAGCGCTGTTGACCTCTTTCCTCGGTGTCAGCCTTGGCCTATTTGAGTTCCTTGGTGATAGCCTAAAACAACGCGGCGCCAGCAGCTCGCGTGTCAGCGTTGGCTTAGTGACGTTCTTGCCGCCAATGGGTTTCGCTCTGTTCTACCCCGAGGGCTTCATTACCGCCTTGGGCTATGCCGCCATCGCATTGGTGGTATTAGCTATCTTTTTGCCGATTATGATGGTCAAAAAAGCCAGAAGCATGTCGCCTCAAACAGGGTATCAAGTCGCTGGAGGCAACCTCGCGCTGACTCTCGGGACAGTTGTCGGCATTGTCATCGTGACGACCCAAGTGTTTATTACCCTTGGCCTGCTGCCGTCATTAGGTTAA